Below is a window of Ananas comosus cultivar F153 linkage group 9, ASM154086v1, whole genome shotgun sequence DNA.
GCTTTCAGTTGATTTTAGTTACTTATTTAAGCTGCTACTGAGCTGGTTTAGGAATGTATTGGCGGTCCACTTTTGGTCTCTGACATGGCGCGATCGGGTCGATATATGTTTAAACCTTTTTTTGGCATTTTCTACAgggttttttcttttgcttacataaacttataatttttcctttcttctttccaGGATGTCGGAGCTTTCCGCAGCAGTGAAAGGAGAATCCTGGCATTCCGACCATCAAAGAATTGCATTATCTCCATCCAACTTATCTTCTGGCAATCCTGTAAATATGGAAGTTGGAGATGACGATGAAGAGGAGGATTTGGATTTCAATCCTTTTTTGAGGGAAGAAACTCCTTCAGATGCCTCATCAAGTCTGACTTCAGAAAATGAAGGTGCATCTGCTAGTGTTGATAAAATTATGAGCTCTTCAGATCAACAAGATGTTAATACAGCGTCTAGGCCAATTGATGAGACTCAACATTGTAGTTTAATTATTGGAAAAGAGGATGAGAATACCCTGATGCATAATAGGCTTGCAACAGACGATGACTGTGGGAAAGAACCTGTTCAAGAAAACCAAGGGACAAATTGTACACAGCAGGAGGAAAACTTAACTGTTTGTGGGAAATCCCAGAATCCAACGATCAGCATAGATGATGAGGATGCCATCTTTAAGCGCACACGGGCTCGCGTTTCTCTGGCAAATTATACACTCGAAGAATTAGAGACCTTTCTCCAGGAATCTGATGATGATGGGGACCTACAAAATATTGATGAAGAAGAGGAATATCGTAAGTTTCTTGCAGCTGTTCTACTGGATGGAGGAGATGACAAACACAATGGACAGGGGGATGATAATCTGGATGAAGATGAGAATGATGCTgactttgaaattgaaattgaggAGGCATTAGAAAGCGATGCTGATGAAAATATCGAAAATGAGAAATTATTAGATGACAAGCAAGAGGAAGATTCCCGTAGGCCCGTGACTCGGCAGAAGAAACGGCTTAAGGAGTCAGCTGAAAGTAAGAAATGCTTTCTGGGGCAACCAAAATTGCCCTTGCGTCCTATTCTGCCGTATGTTGCTCATGCCCAAGTATCCCCTCTCCCTGCCTATGGATGGCAGTTTCCTTCTAAAAATGGAGCTGATTTGGCGAATGGATTCACAGCTCAGCAAATAGGCCAGCTCTATTGCTTAATACATGAGCATGTTCAACTTTTAGTTCAAGTCTTCTCTGTTTGTGTTCTTGATCCATCACGACAGCCGGTTGCTGTTGAAGTTCAAAAGATGATCACAGAGATGGTTTGTAGGCGCGAGGAAGCCTTGGTTTCGAACAAAGTTCCTTATCCGAGGACTTGCTTTGAGACTCCATATCTTCGTTCATCACTTGATAATGCTTCTAATCAGAGTTCAGAATTCTCCCACTGGATGCCATTAATTGATTGCCCTTTATTTTCCATTCTTGATGTGGCACCACTAAGGCTGGCAAATAGTTACACAACTGATGTTACAGCTAGTAGGTGACTATATATACGTTTATATTAATTGCTTGCCAATTTTGTGCAGGCTTCCAAATTCTGAAGAAACAGACTTTACTTGAACTATAGCGCATTTTGAAATGGGTACCTGCGGTTTTCATTTTAGAATGTTTCATCGAAATATTTTAGAACTGAATGGTTTTTGTTAGAAATATACACTCTTTTTCACTTCAGAAATGCTGTTAATTGCTGATGGGAGGTTTAAATCAAAAACATTCTACAGCTTGGTAGTGAATCacaattttaaagtttagataCTCATTTTAAAATGTGCAATAGTTCATGTAAGTTTGTACACTTCTCCAATTTTTTATGACCGTATTCCTTTTACCAAATGATTTTACAGCTGTTGTAAGGTATAGGCAGAGTCATTTGGACAATGCAGCTGACAAAAGCCACTTGAAAAGAGAACCTCTTTTTCCTTTGCCTATGATCGACACCGGCAGGGAGAGTAATAATAAGCTTCTTGGAGGATTTAATACAATGTCTACAGTTTCATCACTTTCACCTGGTCAGCTGCAACCTAAAAAGTCATTAGCTGCTACCCTTGTAGAAAGTACCAAGAAGCAATCAGTTGCTATCGTCCCTGTGGATATAGCCAGATTAGCACAGAGGTTTTTTCCTCTGTTTAATATTGCGCTGTTTCCTCACAAACCTCCGTTGCCAGCAGTTGCAAACCGTGTGCTTTTCACTGATGCGGAGGATGGGTGcgttctttctccttttctacCGTTGACGTTCCATGTTTAATAATTcggttacttttttttttccccctttttctaTTCTTTGCATTGTTTATCTTACTTATCTGTCTGTCTACTATGTTTTGAGTTCTACTCATTTGTCCATGTTTCTTCCTGTTTAGAGCTCTTCTTTGGTTTGCTAATTAATCCTTGAACATTGTATGGAACTTAATTATAGCTGTTTTAGTTGAAGCTGTTGGAATCCTCACTTATTTTAAGAGTCTCAACCAAGTCCTTGCCATCAACTGGATTTTTTTAACTGATGTGATCAATTTGTCTGACATGTAAGATACACGTGCATCCGCTCAAGCACCTACATACCTAATGCAAAATTCCTCAGGCTAGTAAAAATTGGATCTAGAATTATTAGCACTTTGTTGATACATAATAATCTTCTTTAGATCTAGAATTGTTAGCTCTTTGATTTCTTTCTGATTCCTCTTTCATGGATTACACCGCCTTATGATTCACGATTTGATGTTATCACTCTTACTTAGCCAGGATTCGGTTActgttttattttcttaatttttgagaTTCTTGCAGATTACTAGCAATGGGACTGATGGAGTATAATAATGATTGGGGTGCGATACAGAAGCACTTTCTTCCTTGTAAGTCGAAACATCAGGTAATATCTGTAATTATTTTGATACTTTTGTGAATGTCTACATGACATGAACTTGCCTGCTTTCTGACCAAAATGTGTCGTTGTGTTTATAAATTCCAAATACATAGTTTTTATTTGCTAATTTTGATATGGAAACTTTTTAATAAGGCATTTTAACCTTTCTTTATGATGATTTGACAACATGGTCTTTCTTTGATGCAGATTTTCGTCAGACAGAAAAACCGCAGCTCTTCTAAAGCTCCTGAGAATCCAATTAAGGTAAGCATTCGAGTGAATGACTAAAATATGTATTTCCGTGTGCTCTTTCCATCACATGCttatatatgataaaatttggTGGAAGTATGCATATGAAAACAAAAGTTTGACTTCAGTGCTCAATTGTGCATTGAGAATTTTTTGAAATCCATCAAGTTTTAAATTCTGCTTctcattttaagttttcaattgTTGGCTTGTTTTAAAGGCTTATTTATTTGTCAACTCATCCAGGCTGTGCGACGTATGAAGACCTCTCCGTTGACAATAGATGAAAAGGCACGGATCTACGAGGTGAGTTGATTGAAAATCATTAATAGAACTGATATGGGCTATAACTTATTTAAGTCATAATCCCATCATACTCGTGTTTGAAGCCAGGGACTTAAATTATTCAAACATGATTGGATATCTGTTTGGAAATTTTTTGTCCCACATCGAGATCCGTCACTATTGCCACGCCAGTGGAGAATTGCTACTGGAACCCAGAAGTCCTACTGTAAAAGTGAAGCTGTTAAAGAAAAGAGGCGATTATATgaagcaaaaagaagaaaaatgaaagctTTAACGGCTGATACAGAAACAATACCTGGAAACGAGGTTAGTTAACATAATCAACTTTAAACATTATATTTGCATTAAAATCcctggaaaattatttttatatatatatatgtatgtataccccTGCAAAGTCTAAATTATTATGTATACCCattaaaaacttaatttcttttgCATATGCCTTTGTATTACAAAAGTACCCCTCTTTAGGCAAACTTACTCTGATACAAAACCAATTTACCAACATAAATTGTACACCTAAGCGTCCTATTAATTTGGTGGATGAATGACTACCAGGTTGACAATGGAGGACCTAACAGTTCGGATGAAATGGATAATGAAAACGAAGCTTATGTTCATGAAGCATTTTTAGCAGACTCGAGCATTGGTAGGAATGACACACAGTCTGTTCAGTTGATACAGCATGAGGGGGCTTACATTGGTCAAAAATCCTCCACTAATACAGATGAATCTGATGATCTACATCAAGTAGGTGGAACAAAGCTTGATCTTCCAACATCCTCAAAGACTTTTGAAAACACGAATGATTTTTCCAAGCAGACTGGTGTATACTCTGTTTCACCTATGAACTTATTTTCTGGGTCAAAGTCAAAGTCCATAGGGAAAAATATGTTGGTCTCAGTGCCTCAAGCACGCAAAAATAAAGGGGCCCGGGTAGTGAAGTTGGCTCCCGACTTGCCACCTGTAAACCTCCCCCCCTCTGTTCGTGTGATATCCCGCTCAGCTTTTCATGGCTTTCGTGGTGGATCATTATTTTCTAACATCAGTTCTAATGCAACGAAAGATGTTGTTTCTACGAGCTCTCAGGccattacaaaatatattaatacaGAAAATCCAGGAAAACAGTTGAATCTATGCTCTGATGGGGGTCCCCATACAAATATGGCTGAAGAAAATCCTGTTGAGTCTGATTTCCAGATGCATCCTCTACTATTCCAGTGTCCTGAAGATCAATCATCATATTACCATCAAGTGAGCAGATACAGTTTTCTCTCTCAGAATAGCGGTCAGGTTGATCCCGTAGTGGGAGTAAAAGATAACATCAACATTATTTCGTACTCGAGAGAAGCTCCTGCAGAGGTGCATACTATCGACTTCCACCCTCTACTGCAAAGAAGTACTGGTGCAACTTTGTCGACCAGAATTAGAGGTTCTGAGAACATAGTATCAGATGTAGAGTGCCATCAATTCCTCGACCAATCTGACTGTAACTTGAGAGAATCTGTAAGCCACAGTGAGAAGGAAAACAATCTTGACTTGGATTTCCGCTTATATTCTGCAACAGATaatgaaaacttaaaatttgcTAGCAGAGATTCACTTGAGCATGTCGAGTCAAGGACTTCTTATTTGAAGCATAGTGGTCTTTCAAATTCGAGCAGAGTTTTTGCCCAGTCACAAGAGTGCGAGGTGGAAAATGTTCATCTTATTGGACCTGAACCTACTAGAATGAATAATTATGCTCGCCAATCCTTGGAAGAGCGTAATGAGGAGTCTTTGCCAGGTATTGTAATGGAACAGGAGGAATTGAGTGATTCGGATGAAGCGAGTGAACATGTGGAGTTTGAACGTGAGGAAATGGACGATTCAGAGGAAGATGCACAACCTTCTCAAACCCACAATTTTGTCACCACTTTACTGAAAAGAATGCTGCCTCTATGAATTTATATTGGCTTCTTTTTACCCAGCAATTCTATCTTCTCAAGATACTGCTCACACTTCTGTATTCTTCTGCATAATTTAAGTTACCAGGATTCCGACTAACTTAAAATGTTTCTTGTtccattatttttttcccctacATAATGCATCAGAATTCGAAAGTTAGACGGCTCGCAAGGTttagaaatatcaaaattttagaaacttGGATTTTGGTAGTTCTATTTGTTACCTTAAATCCTTTTTTTTGGTCAGGATATTCAAACCTTTGTTTCTCTGGGGGAACACCAAGCCATTGATGAACATAGTCAAGTGCATCGGCCAAGATCAATCATCCAACAAGGACCAGCCCAAGAGAGCAAACTCTGTTCAAGCTCATCACAGGCGCGACAAGATCCATGTCATGCTAATGTTCCCCAATTAAAGCCAAAGAAAGACTCTGGCAAAAAGGACACGTTGCGCAAAACTCATCTTGGTGCAGCTCATGCACGTCCTCATCAATCGAGCAAGGCGCGACCAAAAAGCTCGAGAGCCTGCCCAATTGAACCGCGGCGGCTGCATTTGCAAACGGATACCGAATGCATGAATGCTAATCCCAGAAAACCGAGAAAACGGTCAGCTCCAAATTAATTCAGTgctaaccttttttttctttttctctttctctcttgctctgtATATCTTTGAGACTAAAAGATCCAGTGGTGCTTTTTAGCCGGTTTAGTTATTCGGGAACAaccatcaaaaaataataataataacaagttAACaacggaaaaaagaaaaggcactGATAACCAAATTAGCATTTGACACCCTAGGCTTAGCTACTAACTGTAACTTCTTAGACAACTTCCTCGTAGGAATATATTTAGATTAGAACCTGTGAGGAAAGCGAGTGAGGCGGTTCTCTGCTTCAGATATTGGTGGATGTACCTTGTAATTTGTTAATGATGTATTGTATACACCACACTTGTAAATGTTTGAGGTCTTTCTCCATGTGCAGAAATGATACTAAGGAGCTTTTAGATTCGTTGCAAGTGATTTATTATCATCAAATTGAAAAGTAAAAACTTCCGTAATCGAATTCTATGAGCCTAGGTGGTAAATTTGGTAGAAAGATGAATATGCCCTTCATTTGTTcttaaggaaaaaaagaaaaaagaaaaaaaaaccaccagCACCAAAGGAACAAAATTGAACGAACTGACAATTCTCCAAATCGATTAAACTAATAAATAACCACGTATAGCACAATAGTCACACATACGAGGCAGATTCAATGCAAACATACATATTGACCAAATTATAAACACATCGCTCATCAAACAGCCATTAGTTTCCACTTAACAAATGGGTAGGGATACTCTAAACACCCTGTGCACTCGGTATCCTGAAGAGAGGTGCAACCCTTCACACGATGAGCCCCCATAACTATGGCTAGCTCCATCTACTTCCTTCTTTGATATATCTGTATTTTAAACTGAATAAGTATATGAGAcgattcaaaataattgatATCCCTCTATTTAAAGGAAAAtaatatatgcaaacaaatgcaagcataaaaaataaaaataaaggaagCACATTTAGTATGCGAATGTAAATAAGAATTATCACCCAATGTAAACTAGTCAaataattgatgagtataaaaGTCCTGTTCATGTGTTTTTATCAGCTAGATATTTACCTTCCTCGGCCTTCGGACGAGGAACTGAAGATGAACTGTAACTAAGCTCGTGATGAAGTTCAGGAGATAAGATAGAAACCTTTGGAATGGATTAGCGTGAGATCTCCAGCCTTTGGTTCTTTTGCATGATAATAGGGAGCTTATGAACAATGAGGTTGGGATCTCCATAGGCTGCAGAATCAGAAGGAATGCCTTGCTGCACGACGCAGCAAGATTTGAAAAAAGCAATTCAACTTACATTTTCTTAGTTGCAAGAagaacagaaaattctaaatcaaagcataacttttttttgagagagaaagaaaggtagcatgctaactgcttcgtttatttcatttttagaaataaatttagctagaaatgtgaagcaactaggctTCGAACCTGAGACCTCAAGTACCAACCATCACTCTCATTACcatttgcgctagggacagtcggtaatcAAAGCATAACATTATCGTAGAACAAGGTCAGGTAGGATTTCTAGCACACTAACTGTAGTATGAAAGAGCAAATAGACTTACAGCAGACAAACTTTGGATAGTTGCTTCTCTCCAGCAGCTTTCCCGCAGAACTACAGGTTCAGCATTGCCATTACTACCAAAAGCACAATAAACTCGAGTATCCCTCAACCTCATTAGCACTCCATCAACTCTAAGCTGTTAAAATAACACATTCAGTagctaaaaaataatactatgaACAGCATAACTATTCCAATAAGTACAACTAACATTATAGAAAATTAACATGATAATTAATCATGATAATCCAAGTCTTTTTCCATCAAAACTCACTCAGAATCTAGGCATTCCGTTATCGAATGCATACTTCATATATTCAATAACGGAATCTAAATAAAAATGTAAGGGACACTTTTGAGCCAAGGTATTTAAACATTACCCAGTAACGTAATAGAAGAAACCAACAGCTTGGCATCACTCTCTGCAGACATACAATAAAAGACTCTGTAAAACTTCAAAAGTCTAAATACTCTTGCCTATTCAAGGCCAACTTTGTTAACTAGACAAGCAAAAAGTACTTACCACTTTCACCGTTAGTAACGATACCCCATTGTCAGCCAACTCATCTTCGTACAAAACAACCTAGATAATTAGGTTAAACTCTAATTAGACGTGGCAACTACATCTATCACCCTATTAGCTATTATATCAAACTAATCAACCTCATCATAAAAAAGAATTGGTTCTCTTGACGACAGTGCAGCCAGATCAATTCGCTCATCCGTGTCCTGCCAATGCAAACCCTTCTGCATTGCAATGGTATTCAGAAGTTAGTGTGGTTATCTCGTAATAGATATATACCAAGCTAGATGAACCTAAACAAATATAAGCATGTAAAAAGTAAAACCAATGTTACAATAACAAGTCAGCTGAATGTTGTGCATAACTATTTATCTTTGCTTAATATTTGTGTGCTTGTGGTGAGCAAACTAGAAATGTTTCAGGTTGAGGTGTTCTAGAAAAATTGGAACGTTGGGAAGTAAATACGAAGTGTCTGAAGAGGGTGCCAATGGGAAATGTAACGACTTTTCTTCATTTCATCAGAGCAAGTCACACTAGGAAAGATAAAGTCccacaaaaaatttaatctgaGTGGAAAGATACAAGATGTTGAGACTCCAAACTACATCAAAACATCCAGTGCAGATTGATTTAGCAGCTTTTACTTGCCGCCGCTAAAATAACATACTCAAAGAGGCAAAAGTAACAAAtataacaaacaaaaataaaataagaagcttatatctaatatttaataaataagttCTGTAGCTATAAAGACAAATAAACACCTTTTCATAGTTCGGTTCTATCATCTCACTGCCGCAATATGGTGTTGTGAATGTATAGTCATAATCAAGTATCACTTGCTCAGAAGGTTTACTGCAAGACAACAACAATAAGTAAAGAGCAAAAACAAGACAATTTAAACCCCTTTAACAGAAGAATCACCcaggtaaatataaaaaaataaaaaataaaaaaaaagaagaagattcaAAGAAGTGTTTTGTCTTTTTGGATCTCATAATTAGTGTTGTTACTGCTGCCTCTTAGATCTATGTAGAATAACAAAAATGTCATGCagagtcaaattaaaataaaacacgTAAAGTATCTTTAACATCTTAGTTCTTCCTAATATACAAAGAACATAAGTTAAATGAACCTTCTAAATTTCCATTTTGCAGCAGCAGGGACTTCAACAGGTGGTAACGACTCCTGCTTCCATCCCCTGAGAGCATCTAATGCATTGAAATGTAACTTAATACCAGAGCTTATATGTAAAAGAGACAGAGAACTCTCTCCGAAAACCATCTCAGGCATATGTGACGTTCCAAGCTTTTCTTCCCACCTGAAGAAACACCGCAAGAAATAACCAATCGTAATGACGAATAAGTAGTATCTCAACTTTAGCTTCAAAAATACCAATGTACAAATTTTCTCTTTCATTTGCAATCTCATCGAAGACTCGAACAAAACTGCTACTCTTGGACAAATAAAAGACCAAAGCCGCCTTTCGGGAATAATCCGTGCCTTAACTGCTATCATATCTTATCCTAATTGTACAAGTAATCAACTAAAAACAAAACTCACTTGTATATTACGATCAAATTAACTTAAATCATCTTCCACCGCACAACATTTCCCTTCTACTTGCTCTCGCAAGCGAATCACACTACCAAAATTCCCATAAGCTGTTCATAAATTTCTAATAAGAATTACTTCAACGCACAGTTGCTTCCGTCGCCGCATAAACTTTAACTATCTCCTTAACACGTATTTCTTAATCACCGAATAATTACGGCTTCGATTGCGCGCAAATTCTCCTGTAAGCAACCCTAAAACCATTTACACTCGCTAGGGCAACCACTTCACGGATCCGATCGTTTCGATGAAAATTACAAAGAGCGGAGATCAAGCAGCTAGGGTTTCGCAGATCAAACCACAcacaaaaaaaggagagagagagagagagagagagagagagggatcggAGGGTTGCGTACTCGCGTATGGCGAGGGAGTTGAGGATGGGGCGCTTGCGCGACTCGACGCACCAACCCTTGAGCACGAGACCGTTGCGGGCGTGGGGGAGCGGCTCCGCCCCCGCCGCTTTGAGATCGCTCGCCTCCGCTCTGCCCCNACGATCCacgtataattctaacaatctcgttttttttttattttccatctaataattttagatttttctatttttcatataatctaCATATAATTCTAGTAAAGAagcatatttctttttttttttttcttctctctctttatttggGAGTAAGAGTTggtttaggcttagtttggtattgatgTCAATCTAATACTGTCCGATAGAATGgagttcaaaaaaaatatatagaaatatgcttCTGTTAcgatgggaccgcagaaaatatatcataaccaacgcaatatgcggaatgcaatattacatacgaaaACAAACAATATATTTTTCCATCATCGCCCATCGTTGTTTATCACCGCAAGTAACGCAATTTTTTCGCAATTCTAAACGAAACCTTATGAATCTTATAAATTCGTGATCAAAGGATCGGGTCTAAATTTggtttagtttaaatttaatctaaccTGAAGAGTTTACTTTAGGACATATTTCAAAACAAAACACCGAAAGTAGTACTTTTACAAGGTGAAATTTTAGtgattatttgatttgatttgcaagacaaatataaaaattattttataaaaatagattaaataaataaattataaataaatcttaattattttgaCTTTGTGACCAAAATATTTAACATACCACATCAAATTTACGAGGATGGAAACCTGGGGATGGGCGCTCGCAATAGACGTACAGATGGATAGGACCAAGGGAATATGACTTTGAACTAATTCGATTTGAAGTCTAGTTTGGCGGATTAGGTTCGATTGGAGTAAGTTCTATGCAATCATCTTCCAtctacatcaaaacaaacaaccaaaCAGTATCACTTTATCCATGCTCCAACTGTATCTTATCATTTAACCAATCCAAACACCCTCACTCGAATACCTTTATACAAAATCTCTATGTATGTTATAATATGACTTGCGTTGAAGTGTTTATTACTTTGTCGTTGATAAGATGAGCAGACCACAACTCTTAAACAAATAGCGTGTTTTGAGATTATGAAAATGCCATTCGAACAGTTTAATGGTTCATTGAGCCTCGTGTATTTT
It encodes the following:
- the LOC109715023 gene encoding TIP41-like protein isoform X1, whose translation is MPEMVFGESSLSLLHISSGIKLHFNALDALRGWKQESLPPVEVPAAAKWKFRSKPSEQVILDYDYTFTTPYCGSEMIEPNYEKKGLHWQDTDERIDLAALSSREPILFYDEVVLYEDELADNGVSLLTVKVRVMPSCWFLLLRYWLRVDGVLMRLRDTRVYCAFGSNGNAEPVVLRESCWREATIQSLSAQGIPSDSAAYGDPNLIVHKLPIIMQKNQRLEISR
- the LOC109715023 gene encoding TIP41-like protein isoform X3, with amino-acid sequence MPEMVFGESSLSLLHISSGIKLHFNALDALRGWKQESLPPVEVPAAAKWKFRSKPSEQVILDYDYTFTTPYCGSEMIEPNYEKKGLHWQDTDERIDLAALSSREPILFYDEVVLYEDELADNGVSLLTVKVRVMPSCWFLLLRYWLRVDGVLMRLRDTRVYCAFGSNGNAEPVVLRESCWREATIQSLSAIYQRRK
- the LOC109715023 gene encoding TIP41-like protein isoform X2 produces the protein MPEMVFGESSLSLLHISSGIKLHFNALDALRGWKQESLPPVEVPAAAKWKFRSKPSEQVILDYDYTFTTPYCGSEMIEPNYEKGLHWQDTDERIDLAALSSREPILFYDEVVLYEDELADNGVSLLTVKVRVMPSCWFLLLRYWLRVDGVLMRLRDTRVYCAFGSNGNAEPVVLRESCWREATIQSLSAQGIPSDSAAYGDPNLIVHKLPIIMQKNQRLEISR
- the LOC109715022 gene encoding uncharacterized protein LOC109715022, which encodes MSELSAAVKGESWHSDHQRIALSPSNLSSGNPVNMEVGDDDEEEDLDFNPFLREETPSDASSSLTSENEGASASVDKIMSSSDQQDVNTASRPIDETQHCSLIIGKEDENTLMHNRLATDDDCGKEPVQENQGTNCTQQEENLTVCGKSQNPTISIDDEDAIFKRTRARVSLANYTLEELETFLQESDDDGDLQNIDEEEEYRKFLAAVLLDGGDDKHNGQGDDNLDEDENDADFEIEIEEALESDADENIENEKLLDDKQEEDSRRPVTRQKKRLKESAESKKCFLGQPKLPLRPILPYVAHAQVSPLPAYGWQFPSKNGADLANGFTAQQIGQLYCLIHEHVQLLVQVFSVCVLDPSRQPVAVEVQKMITEMVCRREEALVSNKVPYPRTCFETPYLRSSLDNASNQSSEFSHWMPLIDCPLFSILDVAPLRLANSYTTDVTATVVRYRQSHLDNAADKSHLKREPLFPLPMIDTGRESNNKLLGGFNTMSTVSSLSPGQLQPKKSLAATLVESTKKQSVAIVPVDIARLAQRFFPLFNIALFPHKPPLPAVANRVLFTDAEDGLLAMGLMEYNNDWGAIQKHFLPCKSKHQIFVRQKNRSSSKAPENPIKAVRRMKTSPLTIDEKARIYEGLKLFKHDWISVWKFFVPHRDPSLLPRQWRIATGTQKSYCKSEAVKEKRRLYEAKRRKMKALTADTETIPGNEVDNGGPNSSDEMDNENEAYVHEAFLADSSIGRNDTQSVQLIQHEGAYIGQKSSTNTDESDDLHQVGGTKLDLPTSSKTFENTNDFSKQTGVYSVSPMNLFSGSKSKSIGKNMLVSVPQARKNKGARVVKLAPDLPPVNLPPSVRVISRSAFHGFRGGSLFSNISSNATKDVVSTSSQAITKYINTENPGKQLNLCSDGGPHTNMAEENPVESDFQMHPLLFQCPEDQSSYYHQVSRYSFLSQNSGQVDPVVGVKDNINIISYSREAPAEVHTIDFHPLLQRSTGATLSTRIRGSENIVSDVECHQFLDQSDCNLRESVSHSEKENNLDLDFRLYSATDNENLKFASRDSLEHVESRTSYLKHSGLSNSSRVFAQSQECEVENVHLIGPEPTRMNNYARQSLEERNEESLPGIVMEQEELSDSDEASEHVEFEREEMDDSEEDAQPSQTHNQDIQTFVSLGEHQAIDEHSQVHRPRSIIQQGPAQESKLCSSSSQARQDPCHANVPQLKPKKDSGKKDTLRKTHLGAAHARPHQSSKARPKSSRACPIEPRRLHLQTDTECMNANPRKPRKRSAPN